A genomic stretch from Chitinophaga agri includes:
- a CDS encoding helix-turn-helix domain-containing protein encodes MRSILFKANKLLLIEKNRQSYIPASSLPVEYHKLIIPYAGLYFREDGECEILSQHINVGPFSLWLHDIFSKERIVLLPYTPYHLWTLHFMYEDTLEVENPGRASFRLEERECNLFNLYPGLHRIPMEDNTKVLSVHFNIRPEFLPKLAEKYPQLRDLLTRPMPAQTGPLNARPHNINPVCDFIIQKILTCQYTGRQAHTFLYSACLELLLNFAHQEKHADEPFLFSSLAYQDEYQQLFRYMVEHPHRPCSIAELSLLFNIPMAELEKGFLQHFSMTIQDCSHMLRMIVAYNALYTNNWSLEMIAETVGFSNTHLLVEAMEAYFECKVNFE; translated from the coding sequence ATGCGTTCTATTTTATTTAAAGCGAACAAATTACTGCTGATTGAAAAGAACAGACAGTCTTATATACCTGCCAGCAGCCTGCCTGTAGAGTACCATAAACTGATCATCCCTTACGCGGGGCTTTATTTCCGCGAAGACGGGGAATGTGAGATCCTTTCCCAGCATATTAATGTGGGACCGTTTTCCCTTTGGCTGCATGACATCTTTTCAAAAGAAAGGATCGTACTGTTGCCGTATACGCCTTACCACCTGTGGACACTTCATTTTATGTATGAAGACACGCTGGAGGTAGAAAATCCCGGCAGGGCGTCCTTTAGATTAGAAGAGCGGGAGTGTAATCTCTTTAATTTATATCCGGGGCTGCATCGTATTCCGATGGAAGATAATACCAAGGTGCTATCTGTTCACTTCAACATACGTCCTGAGTTCCTGCCTAAACTGGCGGAGAAGTATCCGCAACTCAGGGACTTATTAACCCGCCCGATGCCAGCACAGACAGGTCCGCTGAATGCGCGTCCGCATAATATTAATCCGGTGTGCGACTTTATCATTCAGAAGATACTGACCTGTCAGTATACGGGCAGACAGGCGCATACATTTCTCTACAGCGCCTGCCTTGAGCTTCTGCTAAACTTCGCCCATCAGGAAAAGCATGCGGACGAGCCCTTCCTGTTCAGCAGTCTGGCATATCAGGACGAATACCAGCAGCTGTTCCGGTACATGGTGGAACATCCACATAGACCATGCTCGATAGCGGAGCTGTCATTATTGTTCAACATCCCTATGGCAGAGCTGGAAAAAGGCTTCCTGCAGCACTTTTCGATGACCATACAGGATTGTAGCCACATGTTGCGCATGATAGTGGCCTATAATGCCCTGTACACAAACAACTGGTCACTGGAAATGATAGCTGAGACGGTAGGGTTCTCAAATACGCATTTGCTTGTGGAAGCGATGGAGGCGTATTTTGAGTGCAAAGTTAACTTTGAATAG
- a CDS encoding sugar-binding domain-containing protein, with the protein MKRMHIAVATIALSCVLFNSSYAQTSQNSTWQMKPVSIQTRWAKDVNPQNVLPEYPRPQMVRNEWQNLNGLWEYAITAKDAAKPASFDGQILVPFPIESALSGVQKALLPTQRLWYKRTITKPDVAGGKRVLLHFGAVDWESSVYVNGKEIGGHAGGYQHFSFDITDALKDGVNELEVAVFDPTDKGINPYGKQVLNPGNIMYTASSGIWQTVWMETVPAAYIKNIRITPDIDKGNLKLEVLSAGASGDYTVEAIASNGKKVKGKPGTQLLLPVPNAKLWSPDQPYLYNLNVKLLYKGKVVDTIGSYFGMRKIEVKKDEKGIERLFLNNKYTYHLGVLDQGFWPEGLHTAPTDAALAFDVMAIKNMGYNTIRKHIKIEPARWYYHADKAGMLVWQDMVTCAGDKPEAKAQFEKENKENIAQLYNVPSIVLWVLFNEGWSRYDQQRLTEWMKKEDPSRIVNGHSGENYDKGSPAEVAKKWASSDLTDIHDYPGPGIPDALPGKARVLGEWGGVRVPTWKHQWNDLEGWGYIQVPASAFKLKYDSMVKKLKTLEEQGLSGSIYTEPFDVETEENGMMTYDREVIKISPEELRQIHSQMLPQAESYAAAPGVFKATLADTTNRDLQYASLLEQFRNGKREPDFLRELAIMANRLKDEKAASEVSAAYINTMSDPLTLGNLKFIDRFTKTSKDPGFKILLDNLKKADIVLDRKRATGKLKGIIYDEYIKPYDRLPKDSINWSRIGYAIMSKYPVPGEEILLIAKTVYYVNNKDVDSLAKATTELMAKYEADEHDELLNTVAWTMFESVSDTNLLKRALSWSKRSLQGKQKPHMADTYANLLHKLGRQEEAIEWEQKAIELDPSDKGFVYTLEKMKKGEKTWP; encoded by the coding sequence ATGAAGAGAATGCATATTGCAGTGGCCACCATTGCATTGTCCTGTGTATTGTTCAATAGCAGCTACGCGCAGACGTCCCAAAATTCTACCTGGCAGATGAAGCCAGTCAGCATCCAGACCCGCTGGGCGAAGGATGTAAATCCGCAAAACGTATTACCTGAATACCCTCGTCCACAGATGGTGAGGAACGAATGGCAGAACCTGAACGGTTTGTGGGAATATGCTATTACGGCAAAAGATGCCGCCAAACCGGCGTCGTTTGACGGTCAGATACTGGTACCATTCCCGATAGAATCGGCACTATCCGGTGTACAGAAAGCATTGTTACCTACGCAGCGCCTGTGGTACAAACGTACTATCACTAAACCAGATGTGGCCGGCGGCAAGCGGGTGTTACTGCATTTTGGTGCTGTAGACTGGGAGTCCAGCGTGTATGTAAATGGCAAAGAGATCGGCGGACATGCCGGTGGTTACCAGCACTTCTCCTTTGATATTACTGATGCACTGAAAGATGGTGTAAATGAACTGGAGGTAGCTGTATTTGACCCAACTGATAAAGGGATTAACCCTTATGGCAAGCAGGTATTAAATCCTGGCAATATCATGTACACTGCCAGCAGTGGCATCTGGCAAACTGTGTGGATGGAAACGGTTCCTGCCGCCTATATTAAAAACATTCGCATTACCCCTGACATAGATAAAGGTAACCTGAAACTGGAAGTATTGTCTGCTGGTGCATCCGGGGATTACACAGTGGAGGCGATTGCATCTAACGGTAAAAAAGTGAAAGGCAAACCAGGCACGCAGTTGTTGTTACCTGTTCCGAACGCAAAACTGTGGAGTCCGGATCAGCCTTATCTGTATAACCTGAATGTGAAACTGCTATACAAAGGCAAAGTGGTAGATACGATCGGCAGCTATTTTGGCATGCGTAAGATAGAAGTAAAAAAAGACGAGAAAGGCATCGAACGACTGTTCCTCAACAATAAGTATACTTATCACTTAGGGGTCCTGGACCAGGGTTTCTGGCCGGAAGGGCTGCACACAGCACCTACAGATGCCGCCCTCGCATTTGATGTGATGGCTATCAAAAACATGGGATATAACACCATCCGTAAGCACATCAAGATCGAACCGGCGCGCTGGTACTACCATGCGGATAAAGCAGGTATGCTGGTGTGGCAGGACATGGTGACCTGTGCAGGGGATAAGCCGGAAGCAAAAGCGCAGTTCGAAAAAGAGAATAAAGAGAATATCGCACAGTTGTATAACGTACCAAGCATTGTGCTGTGGGTACTGTTCAACGAAGGCTGGTCACGCTATGATCAGCAACGCCTGACGGAGTGGATGAAAAAAGAAGATCCTTCCCGTATCGTCAATGGCCATTCTGGTGAAAACTATGATAAAGGTTCTCCGGCTGAAGTAGCAAAGAAATGGGCCAGCAGCGACCTGACTGATATTCACGATTACCCCGGCCCTGGCATTCCTGATGCATTACCTGGTAAGGCGAGAGTATTAGGAGAGTGGGGCGGTGTAAGAGTGCCTACCTGGAAACACCAGTGGAATGACCTGGAAGGATGGGGATATATACAGGTGCCCGCATCTGCCTTCAAACTGAAGTATGACTCCATGGTGAAAAAGCTGAAAACGCTGGAAGAGCAGGGTTTATCCGGCTCTATCTACACCGAACCGTTTGACGTGGAGACAGAAGAGAATGGCATGATGACTTATGACAGGGAAGTGATTAAGATCTCACCTGAAGAGTTAAGACAGATACATAGTCAGATGCTACCACAGGCAGAAAGCTACGCAGCAGCTCCGGGTGTATTCAAAGCGACATTGGCAGATACGACGAACAGAGATTTGCAGTATGCATCACTGTTGGAGCAGTTCAGAAATGGAAAAAGAGAGCCTGATTTCCTGAGAGAGCTGGCGATCATGGCTAATCGTCTGAAGGATGAAAAGGCTGCGTCCGAAGTGAGTGCTGCTTACATCAACACAATGTCGGACCCGCTCACATTAGGGAATCTGAAATTTATCGATCGATTCACCAAAACAAGTAAAGATCCAGGTTTTAAGATTCTACTTGACAATTTGAAGAAAGCTGACATTGTATTGGATAGAAAAAGAGCTACAGGTAAGTTGAAAGGCATCATCTACGACGAATATATTAAACCATATGACCGTCTTCCAAAGGATTCCATTAACTGGAGTAGAATTGGATACGCCATTATGTCTAAATATCCGGTACCTGGAGAAGAAATCTTGCTAATTGCCAAAACGGTCTATTATGTCAACAATAAAGACGTAGATAGCCTAGCAAAAGCCACTACTGAACTTATGGCAAAATATGAGGCTGATGAGCATGATGAGCTTCTAAATACGGTAGCATGGACTATGTTTGAAAGTGTATCAGATACAAACTTGCTAAAGCGCGCCCTTAGCTGGAGCAAACGAAGCCTGCAAGGTAAACAAAAACCACACATGGCAGATACGTACGCTAATCTGCTCCATAAGTTAGGTAGACAGGAAGAAGCCATCGAATGGGAGCAAAAAGCTATTGAATTAGATCCAAGCGACAAAGGTTTTGTATACACCCTCGAAAAAATGAAAAAAGGCGAAAAAACCTGGCCATAA
- a CDS encoding helix-turn-helix transcriptional regulator, whose product MYPTLYEENKLLLIDRLEQSYLPATYIPTEYLHLIIPYAGLYYEQDNDYSMLTQHVPLGHFSLWLHDVFARKDIVLCPYAPFHLWALHFMYEDTLRAVTFKTNGFTLEEKECNLFNLYADMHRVPMFAGQKILSFHINIVPSAFMQLVQSFPGLLPLSNKRLLKHSSTINEKPYRINAVCNMLIKSILTCRYVETQARNYLERCCLDLFLNFAQQDAMADDIWVPSEAHTALYNQIYQYISDHPHTTQSAEQIAKMFNISGARLAQAFRQQFSIGITAFIHMQKMMLAFNCLMQQSVSLRDVTQLTGFRTIEDMTREVEKYYNCNLAALRRSM is encoded by the coding sequence ATGTACCCTACGTTATACGAGGAAAATAAACTGTTGTTGATAGACCGCCTGGAGCAGTCTTATCTACCCGCGACATATATACCCACAGAGTATCTTCACCTTATCATACCTTATGCTGGCTTGTACTATGAGCAGGACAACGACTATAGCATGCTTACCCAGCATGTGCCGTTAGGTCACTTCTCATTGTGGCTGCATGATGTCTTTGCCCGCAAAGACATTGTGCTGTGCCCATATGCGCCCTTCCATCTATGGGCGCTCCATTTTATGTATGAAGATACCCTCAGGGCGGTAACGTTTAAAACGAATGGCTTTACACTCGAAGAGAAAGAGTGTAACCTGTTTAACCTCTATGCAGACATGCACCGCGTTCCCATGTTTGCCGGTCAGAAAATATTATCCTTCCACATCAACATAGTCCCTTCTGCCTTTATGCAGTTGGTACAGAGTTTTCCCGGGCTGCTCCCGTTATCCAATAAAAGACTACTTAAACATTCCAGCACCATTAACGAGAAACCGTACCGTATCAACGCAGTTTGTAATATGCTGATCAAAAGCATCCTGACGTGCCGGTATGTCGAGACACAGGCCAGAAATTACCTGGAACGCTGCTGCCTTGACCTGTTCCTTAATTTCGCACAGCAGGATGCAATGGCCGACGATATCTGGGTGCCCAGTGAAGCGCACACGGCGCTCTACAACCAGATCTACCAGTATATCTCGGACCATCCGCATACCACGCAATCTGCCGAGCAGATCGCCAAAATGTTTAACATCTCCGGTGCCAGACTGGCGCAGGCATTCCGCCAGCAGTTCAGCATCGGTATTACGGCCTTCATCCACATGCAGAAAATGATGCTGGCATTTAATTGCCTCATGCAACAGTCAGTATCCCTGCGGGACGTAACCCAGTTAACCGGCTTCAGAACGATCGAAGACATGACCCGCGAGGTCGAAAAGTATTATAACTGCAATCTTGCTGCGCTGCGCAGAAGCATGTAA
- a CDS encoding NAD(P)/FAD-dependent oxidoreductase gives MDQPILIPQTNTEAPVKRKAIIIGAGPAGLTAAYELLKRTDIIPVILEKSGDIGGISKTINYKGNRMDIGGHRFFSKSDRVMNWWLNILPAQDTGSEQFTISYQNKSRQVAPGESVTPGDSDKVMLVRERLSRIYFLRKFFTYPIQLSIDTLRKLGVGTTISILVSYLQAQASPRKPENSLEDFMINRFGKTLYNLFFKDYTEKVWGVPCHEIPAEWGAQRIKGVSIRKAIQHAIQSAVKKKKKQSSDISQKDTETSLIEQFLYPKLGPGQLWEEVARQVQEMGGTILMHHDVITVNAPEGKVVSIEAFNKTDLQTIELQGDYFFSTMPVKELIASLEADVPDNVKEVAAGLQYRDFITVGILLRNLSEQDKRSGKWKPLQLKDTWIYIQEKDVKVGRLQLFNNWSPYLVKDPNTAWVGMEFFCNETDDFWKLPDEKIAALAIRELQKIGLANASDVLDSTVLRVEKTYPAYFGAYERFDEVKQYISAFPNLFLVGRNGMHKYNNADHSMLTAMVAVDNIIAGETRKDNLWAINTEQEYHEEKTEKTGQHA, from the coding sequence ATGGATCAGCCTATTTTAATACCACAAACGAATACCGAAGCTCCCGTTAAAAGAAAAGCCATTATTATCGGAGCCGGTCCTGCCGGATTAACGGCCGCATATGAATTACTGAAAAGAACAGACATCATTCCGGTCATCCTGGAAAAGTCCGGCGATATTGGTGGTATCTCAAAGACCATTAATTATAAAGGCAACCGCATGGACATCGGCGGTCACCGCTTCTTTTCCAAGTCAGACCGTGTTATGAACTGGTGGCTGAACATACTGCCAGCACAGGACACCGGCAGTGAACAGTTCACCATCAGCTATCAGAATAAGTCAAGACAGGTCGCTCCCGGAGAAAGTGTGACTCCTGGCGACAGCGATAAGGTAATGCTGGTGAGAGAACGGCTCTCCCGTATCTACTTCCTCCGTAAGTTCTTTACGTATCCAATACAGCTGTCTATCGATACACTCAGGAAACTGGGCGTTGGTACGACCATCTCCATCCTGGTTTCCTATCTGCAGGCGCAGGCTTCCCCACGCAAGCCGGAAAACAGCCTGGAAGACTTCATGATCAACCGCTTTGGTAAAACCCTGTATAACCTCTTCTTTAAAGACTATACAGAAAAAGTATGGGGTGTACCCTGCCATGAGATCCCTGCTGAATGGGGCGCTCAGCGTATCAAAGGCGTAAGCATCCGCAAAGCCATCCAGCACGCGATCCAGTCGGCAGTCAAAAAGAAAAAGAAACAGTCAAGCGATATCTCACAGAAAGATACCGAAACCAGCCTGATCGAACAGTTCCTTTATCCCAAGCTCGGCCCCGGCCAGTTATGGGAAGAAGTAGCCCGCCAGGTACAGGAAATGGGGGGTACCATTCTGATGCACCACGACGTTATTACCGTGAATGCACCCGAAGGCAAGGTGGTCTCTATCGAGGCCTTTAATAAAACCGACCTCCAGACCATAGAACTACAGGGTGATTATTTCTTCAGCACCATGCCGGTGAAAGAGCTCATCGCCAGCCTGGAAGCAGATGTACCCGACAATGTAAAAGAAGTCGCCGCAGGCCTCCAGTACCGTGACTTCATCACAGTCGGTATCCTGCTCAGGAACCTGTCTGAACAGGATAAACGCTCCGGCAAATGGAAACCACTCCAACTGAAAGATACCTGGATCTATATACAGGAAAAAGATGTGAAAGTGGGCCGTCTGCAACTATTTAACAACTGGAGCCCCTACCTCGTAAAGGATCCCAATACCGCCTGGGTAGGCATGGAATTCTTCTGTAACGAAACTGATGACTTCTGGAAACTACCTGACGAAAAGATCGCCGCACTGGCTATCCGCGAACTGCAGAAGATCGGACTGGCCAACGCCAGCGACGTATTAGATTCCACCGTCCTACGTGTAGAGAAAACATATCCTGCCTATTTCGGTGCCTATGAAAGATTTGATGAAGTAAAGCAATATATCAGCGCCTTCCCCAACCTGTTCCTGGTAGGCAGAAATGGTATGCACAAATACAATAACGCAGACCACTCTATGCTTACTGCGATGGTCGCAGTCGATAATATCATTGCCGGGGAAACAAGGAAAGATAATCTCTGGGCCATCAACACGGAACAGGAATATCATGAAGAGAAAACTGAGAAAACGGGACAACACGCCTGA
- a CDS encoding DEAD/DEAH box helicase: MKFEQYHISEEIKRSLAELGFKRPTDIQFKAIPSILKGNDVLAIAQTGTGKTAAFAIPVLHMLQRYHPRKSKGEVRCLVMVPTRELAVQISEVFETIGKYTKLNILGLHGGVDQAPQLKKLAQGVDVMIATPGRMFDLHSQGFIDLGQTEILILDEADHMLDLGFIRDIRDVLKHLPRKHQTLFFSATIDTDIKDLAYSVVYNPIRIQISPEDPVSKNVQHAVAYVGMDDKRFFLERLVKEFPESKILVFVRTKVRAERVFAAMERVGIKSLTMHGGKEQDNRLQVMEEFKKGDVKLLITTDVNARGIDIPNVDYVVNYDLPDVPENYVHRVGRTGRGVQKGQAVSFCSEEEKPVLEQIQKYLGKDITVMKIDKNDYRETISFSEDIPNDNWQLLLDEHNKQQEQLKKKKKKKR; encoded by the coding sequence ATGAAGTTTGAGCAGTACCATATTTCCGAGGAAATTAAAAGAAGTTTAGCAGAATTAGGCTTTAAACGTCCTACGGATATTCAATTTAAGGCGATTCCCTCTATCCTGAAAGGGAATGACGTATTGGCAATAGCGCAGACAGGTACGGGTAAAACAGCTGCTTTTGCCATCCCGGTACTGCATATGCTGCAACGATACCATCCCAGGAAGAGTAAAGGAGAAGTGCGCTGTCTGGTAATGGTACCTACCCGTGAATTAGCTGTTCAGATCTCCGAAGTATTCGAAACCATCGGTAAATATACCAAACTCAATATATTAGGACTCCATGGTGGCGTAGACCAGGCGCCGCAGCTGAAGAAGCTGGCGCAGGGGGTAGACGTGATGATCGCCACGCCGGGACGTATGTTTGACCTGCATAGTCAGGGCTTTATTGACCTTGGCCAGACGGAGATCCTGATCCTGGACGAGGCGGATCATATGCTGGACCTCGGCTTTATCAGGGACATCCGGGATGTACTCAAGCACCTGCCGAGGAAACACCAGACGCTGTTCTTCTCTGCAACCATCGATACTGACATCAAGGACCTGGCCTATTCTGTGGTGTACAATCCGATCAGGATACAGATATCGCCGGAAGACCCCGTGTCTAAGAACGTGCAGCATGCAGTGGCGTATGTCGGTATGGACGATAAGCGTTTCTTCCTGGAAAGGCTGGTAAAAGAGTTTCCGGAGAGCAAGATCCTGGTGTTCGTGAGAACCAAAGTGCGTGCGGAAAGGGTATTTGCCGCCATGGAGCGTGTGGGTATCAAGTCACTGACCATGCACGGCGGGAAGGAACAGGATAATCGTTTACAGGTTATGGAGGAGTTTAAGAAGGGGGATGTCAAACTGTTGATCACGACCGATGTGAATGCCCGTGGTATCGATATCCCGAATGTGGATTATGTCGTGAACTATGACCTGCCGGATGTACCGGAGAACTATGTACACCGTGTGGGACGTACAGGACGTGGTGTGCAGAAGGGACAGGCGGTATCTTTCTGCAGCGAGGAGGAAAAGCCGGTACTGGAACAGATCCAGAAGTACCTGGGTAAAGATATTACCGTGATGAAGATCGACAAGAACGATTATCGTGAAACGATCAGTTTCTCTGAAGATATTCCGAATGACAACTGGCAGCTGCTGCTCGATGAGCACAACAAACAGCAGGAGCAGCTGAAAAAGAAAAAGAAGAAGAAAAGGTAA
- a CDS encoding DUF1345 domain-containing protein, with protein MSKNLFLKLHPVHRVLISAGAAGAAFFLTTAAGLTPLIRVMLIWDIFALVYNITCWSVLFNRTVEEIRKYARKEDGSRIFVFIVVLLACFASMLMVLLLMISDEAKEADKLLYIPVAVTGILLSWTMVHTMFTFHYAHIYYDDDENNAKQHAGGLEFTNETRPDYLDFAYFSFVIGMTFQVSDVEISARKLRRIGLLHGVISFLLNTFIVALTINLIAGLKN; from the coding sequence ATGAGCAAAAACCTCTTCCTGAAACTTCATCCGGTACACCGGGTACTGATCAGTGCCGGCGCTGCCGGAGCCGCCTTTTTTCTGACAACAGCTGCCGGGCTGACACCCCTTATCCGCGTCATGTTAATATGGGACATTTTCGCGCTGGTGTATAATATCACTTGCTGGTCCGTACTTTTCAACCGTACGGTAGAGGAGATCCGGAAGTATGCCCGGAAGGAGGATGGTAGCCGCATCTTCGTGTTCATTGTTGTACTATTGGCCTGCTTTGCCAGTATGCTCATGGTATTATTGCTGATGATATCAGATGAAGCGAAGGAAGCAGATAAACTGCTCTATATACCGGTGGCAGTCACCGGCATCCTGTTATCATGGACAATGGTGCATACGATGTTCACCTTTCACTATGCACACATTTACTACGATGATGATGAGAACAATGCAAAACAACATGCCGGCGGACTGGAATTCACCAACGAAACGCGTCCTGATTACCTGGATTTCGCCTATTTCTCTTTCGTAATAGGAATGACGTTCCAGGTATCAGACGTGGAGATCAGCGCCCGTAAATTGCGCCGTATAGGGTTATTACATGGGGTGATCTCCTTTTTACTGAATACCTTTATAGTGGCACTCACCATCAACCTGATAGCCGGCCTGAAAAACTGA
- a CDS encoding HTTM domain-containing protein yields the protein MIKRFFLAPSTGEPLAFFRIAIALLGLVQGGWLIGSISLLYGPDGLIPWSVSSGIVDPFMPQLSWLKPLATATGIGAVNLVYALMGIYLCSLGALLIGKFTRYAAFIAWAIQFTFINTGFMGAYGVETFMHIALFYCIVMPVGEMFSWDKLSLETKPVESEWNTLSIRVLQIHLCLVYVASGVEKAMGAQWWNGEAIWQTLMQGQFARFDMQWMAGYPLLAKLIGWSTLLLEIGYPFYIWWRRSRPYGYVAVVLLHASIAFFMGLQLFAAIMIIFNTAAFGWPYLKQVYYSLIHPLRERRKLQRAGQLATLAFSHEFEC from the coding sequence ATGATCAAACGTTTCTTCCTGGCTCCGTCTACTGGTGAGCCGCTGGCTTTTTTCAGAATAGCGATCGCGCTGCTGGGACTGGTGCAGGGTGGCTGGCTGATAGGGAGCATTTCGTTGTTGTACGGTCCTGATGGATTGATCCCCTGGTCTGTCAGTAGTGGCATTGTTGACCCCTTTATGCCGCAGTTATCCTGGTTAAAGCCCTTGGCTACTGCTACCGGTATCGGTGCGGTGAACCTGGTCTATGCCCTGATGGGTATTTATCTGTGTAGCCTGGGCGCATTGCTGATCGGTAAGTTTACAAGATATGCCGCCTTCATTGCCTGGGCCATCCAGTTTACTTTTATCAATACGGGCTTTATGGGCGCCTATGGTGTAGAAACGTTTATGCACATTGCGTTATTCTATTGTATAGTGATGCCGGTGGGGGAAATGTTCTCGTGGGATAAGTTATCCCTGGAGACGAAGCCAGTAGAAAGTGAATGGAATACCTTATCCATCAGGGTATTGCAGATACACCTTTGTCTTGTATATGTGGCTTCCGGTGTGGAAAAGGCAATGGGAGCACAATGGTGGAACGGGGAAGCGATCTGGCAGACACTGATGCAGGGCCAGTTTGCCCGTTTTGATATGCAGTGGATGGCGGGTTATCCGCTGTTGGCAAAACTGATAGGATGGAGCACTTTATTACTGGAGATCGGTTATCCTTTCTATATCTGGTGGCGTCGTTCCCGCCCTTATGGATATGTAGCAGTCGTACTGTTGCATGCAAGTATCGCGTTCTTTATGGGACTGCAGCTGTTTGCCGCTATCATGATCATCTTTAATACGGCGGCCTTCGGATGGCCTTATCTGAAACAGGTATATTATTCACTGATACATCCGTTGCGGGAAAGAAGGAAATTGCAGCGTGCCGGCCAGCTGGCAACGCTGGCGTTCTCTCATGAGTTTGAGTGCTAG
- a CDS encoding DUF6520 family protein: protein MKQKNIRFSLLALAVILGAGSALATTVKTSNDRAETQYYWTGTGYAVAGVEGYDYVCQWAQYEACTYVFDSATGTYKRSKYGKISFLR from the coding sequence ATGAAACAGAAAAACATCAGATTTTCATTATTAGCATTGGCTGTAATTCTTGGCGCTGGTTCCGCGCTGGCTACCACTGTAAAAACAAGTAATGACCGGGCAGAAACCCAATATTACTGGACGGGCACCGGTTATGCCGTTGCAGGTGTGGAAGGATATGACTATGTATGTCAGTGGGCGCAGTATGAAGCCTGCACGTATGTATTCGACAGTGCCACCGGTACTTACAAAAGAAGTAAATACGGTAAGATCTCTTTCCTGAGATAA
- a CDS encoding NUDIX hydrolase yields the protein MKPFHSYQNPSLAVDLVVFGYSHEQLSVLLLNRKEAPFQDQWVLPGAFLQMEERFRDTCSRVLKTKLGMDDVYMEQLYSFDDPGRDPRGRAIAVAYYALVNPARVAVSAGSMANDVAWFNVRELPGLGFDHKEIFDLALQRLRSKITYFPVGFELLDELFTMPELHELYECILDTSIDRRNFRRKIIDSDYIINTGKKREGAQNRHPDLYKFNKKLKKNGFQINV from the coding sequence ATGAAACCCTTTCATAGTTATCAGAACCCCTCCCTCGCTGTGGATCTGGTTGTATTTGGTTATAGCCATGAGCAACTTTCTGTCCTGCTCCTTAACAGGAAAGAAGCGCCATTTCAGGATCAGTGGGTACTACCCGGGGCGTTCCTGCAAATGGAGGAGCGTTTCCGCGATACATGCTCCAGGGTATTGAAAACCAAACTGGGCATGGACGATGTGTATATGGAGCAGTTGTACTCGTTCGATGATCCCGGACGAGATCCCCGTGGACGTGCCATTGCCGTGGCCTACTATGCATTGGTGAACCCCGCCCGCGTAGCCGTATCTGCCGGTAGCATGGCTAATGACGTCGCCTGGTTCAATGTCAGGGAGTTACCTGGTTTGGGGTTTGATCATAAAGAGATCTTTGACCTTGCGCTGCAAAGACTTCGTTCCAAGATCACTTACTTCCCCGTCGGCTTTGAGTTGCTCGACGAACTGTTCACCATGCCCGAGCTACATGAACTATACGAGTGTATTCTCGACACAAGTATTGACCGGAGAAACTTCCGGAGGAAGATCATAGATTCCGACTACATTATCAACACCGGCAAAAAAAGAGAAGGTGCCCAGAACCGACACCCCGATCTATACAAATTCAACAAGAAGCTTAAAAAGAATGGCTTCCAGATAAACGTTTAA
- a CDS encoding NADAR family protein: protein MTYSNDWLIRKFKAKENIHFTFFWGHKGEPGNVTKSCFSQWWPATFTEGPHTYATAEHWMMAGKARLFNDATAEKEILEAGSPMIAKQLGRKVKNFDAAAWDKEKFNLVVKGNLLKFSQHPKLGAFLIGTGDTVIVEASPLDRIWGIGMGASHEHATNPLLWKGQNLLGYALMEVRDQLTQQ from the coding sequence ATGACATACAGTAACGATTGGTTAATCCGCAAATTCAAGGCTAAAGAAAACATCCACTTCACTTTTTTCTGGGGACATAAAGGCGAACCCGGAAATGTCACCAAAAGCTGCTTTAGTCAATGGTGGCCAGCTACTTTCACAGAAGGACCACACACTTATGCCACAGCTGAACACTGGATGATGGCGGGAAAAGCACGCCTGTTCAATGACGCCACTGCCGAAAAAGAGATCCTGGAAGCCGGCTCACCAATGATCGCAAAACAATTAGGCAGAAAAGTAAAAAATTTTGACGCCGCTGCATGGGACAAAGAAAAATTCAATCTTGTCGTAAAAGGCAACCTGCTGAAATTTTCTCAACACCCTAAGCTGGGAGCATTCCTGATCGGCACAGGCGATACAGTGATCGTCGAAGCCAGTCCGCTGGACAGAATATGGGGTATCGGCATGGGCGCCAGCCATGAACACGCTACCAACCCTTTACTATGGAAAGGTCAGAACCTCCTGGGTTACGCCCTTATGGAGGTCAGAGACCAGTTAACGCAACAATAA